The Streptomyces europaeiscabiei genome window below encodes:
- a CDS encoding response regulator transcription factor, whose amino-acid sequence MTTVLIADDQPLQRLGFRMLLQGTPGLTPVGEAEHGAEAVRLAARLRPDVVLMDIRMPGMDGLEATRRIVAAGGRTRVLIVTTFDLDEYAYDGLRSGASGFLLKDARPEELVAGIHAVATGDAVVAPSLTRRLLDAYAHQVLAPTGTPLPADPRLKTLSEREHEVLVAIGQGWTNAEIAERLVLTESTVKKHVGRVLAKIGARDRIQAVITAYDAGLVRAKP is encoded by the coding sequence ATGACCACCGTGCTGATCGCCGACGACCAGCCGCTTCAACGGCTCGGCTTCCGCATGCTTCTCCAGGGCACCCCCGGCCTCACCCCGGTCGGCGAGGCCGAGCACGGCGCCGAAGCCGTGCGGCTCGCCGCCCGGCTGCGGCCCGACGTCGTCCTCATGGACATCCGCATGCCCGGGATGGACGGTCTGGAGGCGACCCGCCGGATCGTCGCCGCCGGTGGCCGCACCCGCGTCCTCATCGTGACCACCTTCGACCTCGACGAGTACGCGTACGACGGGCTGCGGTCCGGTGCCAGCGGTTTCCTCCTCAAGGACGCGCGCCCCGAGGAACTCGTCGCCGGCATCCACGCGGTCGCCACCGGCGACGCCGTCGTGGCCCCCAGCCTCACCCGACGGCTCCTGGACGCCTACGCCCACCAGGTACTCGCTCCCACCGGCACCCCTCTCCCCGCCGACCCCCGGCTGAAGACCCTCAGCGAGCGCGAACACGAGGTGCTGGTCGCCATCGGCCAGGGCTGGACCAACGCGGAGATCGCCGAACGGCTCGTCCTCACCGAATCCACCGTGAAGAAGCACGTCGGCCGTGTCCTCGCCAAGATCGGGGCCCGCGACCGCATCCAGGCCGTGATCACGGCGTACGACGCCGGGCTGGTCAGGGCGAAGCCGTAG
- a CDS encoding GNAT family N-acetyltransferase produces the protein MTVHQASEFLQLTRPEEVTPGLRQQIAGCWEVVANAGGAVLATEFPPLPVSAHDVGPVVDSLVHGLAPGRGRLLVATVGGSLAGWLIVRREPHPLGAHCGTVNHVQTHPRFRGRGIGTALMHRVHDIARDEMGLERLSLSTRGGVGLEEFYRKVGWEEVGRWPGALRIAPGDDRDAILMSLALRTV, from the coding sequence ATGACGGTGCATCAAGCCTCGGAGTTCCTGCAGCTGACCCGCCCCGAGGAGGTCACCCCGGGGCTCAGACAGCAGATCGCCGGCTGTTGGGAGGTCGTGGCGAACGCCGGTGGCGCGGTCCTCGCCACCGAGTTCCCTCCCCTGCCGGTGAGCGCGCACGACGTCGGTCCCGTGGTCGACTCGCTCGTCCACGGGCTCGCCCCCGGTCGCGGCAGACTGCTCGTCGCCACCGTCGGCGGCTCGCTCGCCGGCTGGCTGATCGTCCGCCGGGAGCCGCATCCGCTCGGCGCGCACTGCGGCACGGTCAACCACGTCCAGACGCATCCGCGCTTCCGCGGCCGGGGCATCGGCACCGCTCTGATGCACCGCGTGCATGACATCGCCCGGGACGAGATGGGCCTGGAGCGACTCTCGCTCTCCACCCGGGGCGGCGTGGGCCTGGAGGAGTTCTACCGCAAGGTGGGCTGGGAGGAGGTCGGCCGCTGGCCCGGCGCGCTGCGGATCGCCCCCGGTGACGACCGTGACGCGATCCTGATGAGCCTCGCCCTGCGAACCGTCTGA
- a CDS encoding ABC transporter permease, with translation MTATDLSVVPARTRVHKVTGRRVLRSEWAKFWSLRSSWITLGVALVLLVLFGAIAAYTYSPGVIADGPPGPGSGSSDAVSLALTGVTFASLAVGVLGVLLSAGEYSTGMIRSTLAAVPRRLPVLWSKSAVIGVIALVLATVGALAAFLLGVPGLDGEKISLSLGDDGVLRSLAGAGAYLGLVAVFGVALGVLLRSSAGAIAALVGILLILPGLATLLPDSWYDTITPYFPSNAGSAIYSLTGSADSLSPGQGLAVFAGWVALALAGAAYRLVRTDT, from the coding sequence ATGACCGCCACCGATCTCTCCGTGGTCCCCGCCCGCACCAGAGTGCACAAGGTGACCGGCCGCCGGGTGCTGCGCTCGGAGTGGGCCAAGTTCTGGTCGCTGCGCTCCAGTTGGATCACCCTCGGGGTGGCCCTGGTGCTGCTGGTCCTCTTCGGGGCCATCGCCGCCTACACGTACAGTCCCGGCGTCATCGCCGACGGGCCGCCCGGCCCCGGCTCCGGCAGCAGCGACGCGGTCAGTCTGGCGCTGACCGGCGTGACCTTCGCGTCCCTGGCGGTGGGCGTCCTCGGGGTGCTGCTGTCGGCCGGCGAGTACAGCACCGGGATGATCCGGTCCACGCTCGCCGCGGTGCCGCGACGGCTGCCGGTGCTGTGGTCCAAGAGCGCCGTGATCGGGGTGATCGCGCTGGTCCTCGCCACGGTCGGCGCGCTGGCCGCGTTCCTGCTGGGCGTTCCCGGCCTGGACGGGGAGAAGATCTCCCTCTCGCTGGGCGACGACGGGGTCCTGCGCAGCCTGGCCGGCGCCGGTGCCTACCTCGGTCTGGTCGCCGTGTTCGGGGTGGCCCTCGGCGTGCTTCTCCGCTCCTCCGCCGGAGCCATCGCGGCCCTGGTCGGCATCCTGCTCATCCTCCCGGGCCTGGCCACGCTGCTGCCGGACTCGTGGTACGACACGATCACGCCCTACTTCCCCAGCAACGCGGGGTCGGCGATCTACTCCCTCACCGGGTCCGCGGACTCCCTCTCACCCGGACAGGGCCTCGCGGTCTTCGCCGGCTGGGTGGCCCTGGCTCTGGCCGGGGCCGCGTACCGGCTGGTCCGCACGGACACCTGA
- a CDS encoding sensor histidine kinase, with amino-acid sequence MSPHRATPAAETAPGPALPPSPGFDAAWHPVLGRMLRGQHRRQLLDRRRPWLLDTAVVLVVVLLSLPDLLNHGGDGGPFGETEYRTDLPAVVPFLFAAALITPLWWRRRAPAVTYFVIAAVSLVQWSLEVWQQAGMSMLVALYSLALHGSLRVLGWAVAVTVGELALAVWLLGQVEHPLLGLFFLLGTAMAAVTLGLTLRIRRMYLVTLEDRATRLEVERDQRVRLTAAAERSRVAREMHDIVGHNLSVMVSVADGAAVLATNRGEQSADALRILGDTGRQAMGELRRVLGVLREGQDDEQLLGPQPGVRDLDPLLARVRTAGLPVTYRTVGDLDALGSGVQLTVYRIVQEALTNTLKHAGTGTAAEVAVTAEAGTVRVRVADTGVPTGTPGRSDPEPGADDPGHGLVGIRQRAAMYGGAVAIGPRDTGHGWIVDVLLDVPPGPPTPPSSGDHLS; translated from the coding sequence ATGAGTCCGCACCGCGCGACACCCGCCGCGGAGACCGCCCCGGGTCCGGCGCTCCCGCCGTCCCCGGGGTTCGACGCCGCCTGGCACCCGGTCCTGGGCCGCATGCTGCGGGGACAGCACCGGCGGCAGCTGCTGGACCGGCGGCGTCCCTGGCTGCTCGACACCGCGGTGGTGCTGGTCGTGGTCCTGCTCAGCCTGCCCGACCTTCTCAACCACGGCGGCGACGGCGGCCCCTTCGGGGAGACGGAGTACCGCACCGACCTGCCCGCCGTCGTCCCGTTCCTCTTCGCGGCCGCACTGATCACCCCGCTGTGGTGGCGGCGCCGGGCCCCGGCCGTCACCTACTTCGTGATCGCGGCGGTCTCCCTCGTCCAGTGGTCGCTGGAAGTGTGGCAGCAGGCCGGGATGAGCATGCTCGTCGCCCTGTACAGCCTGGCCCTGCACGGCTCCCTGCGGGTGCTGGGCTGGGCCGTCGCGGTGACCGTCGGTGAACTGGCTCTCGCGGTCTGGCTCCTGGGACAGGTCGAGCATCCGCTGCTCGGTCTCTTCTTCCTGCTGGGCACGGCCATGGCGGCCGTCACCCTCGGTCTCACCCTCCGCATCCGCCGGATGTACCTGGTGACACTGGAGGACCGGGCCACCCGCCTGGAGGTCGAACGCGACCAGCGCGTCCGGCTCACCGCCGCCGCCGAGCGCTCCCGGGTCGCCCGCGAGATGCACGACATCGTCGGCCACAACCTCTCCGTCATGGTCAGCGTCGCCGACGGCGCGGCGGTCCTCGCCACCAACCGGGGCGAGCAGTCCGCCGACGCCCTGCGCATCCTCGGAGACACCGGCCGGCAGGCCATGGGCGAGCTCCGTCGTGTCCTGGGCGTCCTGCGCGAGGGCCAGGACGACGAGCAGCTGCTCGGCCCACAGCCGGGAGTCCGTGATCTGGACCCCCTGCTGGCGCGGGTCCGCACCGCGGGCCTGCCGGTCACCTACCGGACCGTGGGCGATCTCGACGCGCTGGGCAGCGGTGTGCAGCTCACCGTGTACCGCATCGTCCAGGAGGCCCTGACCAACACCCTCAAACACGCCGGGACGGGCACCGCGGCCGAGGTCGCGGTGACCGCCGAGGCCGGAACCGTACGCGTCCGGGTCGCCGACACCGGCGTACCGACGGGGACCCCCGGCCGCTCGGATCCGGAGCCGGGCGCCGACGACCCGGGGCACGGCCTGGTCGGCATCCGACAACGGGCCGCGATGTACGGCGGCGCCGTCGCCATCGGCCCCCGCGACACCGGACACGGCTGGATCGTGGACGTTCTGCTGGACGTGCCCCCCGGGCCACCCACTCCGCCGTCCTCAGGAGATCATCTGTCATGA
- a CDS encoding ABC transporter ATP-binding protein — MIEARELTKRYGDKTVVDRLSFTVKAGEVTGFLGPNGAGKSTTMRMIIGLDSPTGGSVTVNGRSYARHAAPLHEIGSLLEAKSVHPGRTAFNHLMALAHTHGIARGRVDEVIELAGLTSVAGKRVGAFSLGMGQRLGIAAALLGDPAIVMLDEPVNGLDPEGVLWVRNLLRRLADEGRAVMLSSHLMSETALIADHLVIIGRGRLLADTTVDDFVRDAGGGGVKVATSEPLKLRSLLAGPDVTISSSATEELIVAGRDAREIGAIAAQHGVPLYELTPQAVSLEEAFMQLTAAAVEYQSAPAEPTRKAA, encoded by the coding sequence ATGATCGAAGCGCGTGAGCTGACGAAGCGGTACGGGGACAAGACGGTGGTCGACCGTTTGAGCTTCACCGTCAAGGCCGGTGAGGTGACCGGCTTCCTGGGCCCCAACGGCGCGGGCAAGTCCACGACCATGCGCATGATCATCGGGTTGGACTCCCCCACGGGGGGCTCGGTCACGGTCAACGGGCGGTCCTACGCCCGGCACGCGGCGCCGTTGCACGAGATCGGCTCGCTGCTGGAGGCCAAGTCGGTCCACCCGGGGCGGACGGCGTTCAACCACCTGATGGCGCTCGCGCACACGCACGGCATCGCGCGCGGCCGGGTCGACGAGGTGATCGAGCTGGCAGGCCTGACCAGCGTGGCCGGCAAGCGGGTGGGCGCCTTCTCCCTCGGCATGGGACAGCGGCTCGGGATCGCCGCCGCCCTGCTCGGCGACCCGGCGATCGTGATGCTCGACGAGCCGGTCAACGGACTCGACCCGGAGGGTGTGCTGTGGGTACGCAACCTGCTGCGCCGGCTGGCCGACGAGGGCCGGGCCGTGATGCTCTCCTCGCACCTGATGAGCGAGACCGCGCTGATCGCCGACCATCTGGTGATCATCGGGCGAGGGCGGCTGCTGGCGGACACCACCGTCGACGACTTCGTCCGGGACGCGGGCGGCGGTGGCGTGAAGGTCGCCACCAGCGAGCCATTGAAGCTGCGCTCCCTGCTGGCCGGTCCGGACGTCACGATCAGCTCCTCCGCCACCGAGGAACTGATCGTCGCCGGGCGGGACGCCCGGGAGATCGGGGCGATCGCCGCCCAGCACGGGGTGCCGTTGTACGAACTCACCCCGCAGGCCGTCTCCTTGGAGGAAGCCTTCATGCAACTCACCGCCGCCGCCGTCGAGTACCAGAGCGCTCCCGCCGAGCCCACGCGAAAGGCCGCCTGA
- a CDS encoding response regulator transcription factor codes for MTRPAPARILLADDHALVRQGVRLILDAQSDLTVVAEAADGIEAVARAREGDIDLAVLDIAMPHRTGLQAARELARLRPEPRTLMLTMYDNEQYFFEALKAGASGYVPKSVADRDLVEACRAALRDEPFIYPGAETTLIRTYLDRARTGDRLPERPITEREEEILKLVAEGHTSKEIARLLVISAKTVERHRANLLQKLGLRDRLELTRYAIRTGLTEP; via the coding sequence ATGACCCGACCGGCCCCGGCCCGCATCCTCCTCGCCGACGACCACGCCCTCGTACGCCAAGGTGTGCGCCTCATCCTCGACGCCCAGTCCGACCTGACGGTCGTGGCCGAGGCTGCCGACGGCATCGAAGCGGTCGCACGGGCCCGTGAGGGTGACATCGACCTGGCCGTCCTCGACATCGCCATGCCCCATCGGACCGGCCTGCAGGCCGCTCGCGAACTGGCCCGGCTGCGGCCCGAGCCGCGCACGCTGATGCTGACGATGTACGACAACGAGCAGTACTTCTTCGAAGCCCTCAAGGCCGGCGCCTCCGGCTACGTCCCCAAGTCGGTGGCCGACCGGGATCTCGTCGAAGCCTGCCGCGCCGCCCTGCGCGACGAACCCTTCATCTACCCGGGCGCCGAAACCACCCTCATCCGCACCTACCTCGACCGTGCCCGCACCGGTGACCGGCTCCCCGAACGCCCCATCACCGAACGGGAGGAGGAGATCCTCAAACTCGTCGCCGAGGGCCACACGTCCAAGGAGATCGCCCGCCTCCTCGTCATCAGCGCCAAGACCGTCGAACGCCACCGGGCCAACCTCCTCCAGAAACTGGGCCTGCGCGACCGCCTGGAACTCACCCGCTATGCCATCCGCACGGGCCTGACCGAGCCCTGA
- a CDS encoding HAMP domain-containing sensor histidine kinase, with protein sequence MSLYWRIFLSNAAVLMVAVLLLLGPVTVSTPVLFGEALVLLAGLVVMLIANAVLLRVGLAPLGRLTRAMTTADLLRPGSRTTVTGPAEIAELTKTFNAMLARLEAERATSSGRALSAQEAERRRLARELHDEVGQTLTAVLLQLRHAADLAPQTVRTDLHQAQETTRAGLEEIRRIARRLRPGVLEELGLHSALRALTAEFTTARLRVTAHITPGLPRLDPDTELVLYRIAQESLTNTARHAGATRAEVHLRPLPDARTALLVRDNGCGIASAPEGAGINGMRERALLIGADLHIGPGPQGGTEISLHAATDGAARGDTAPGGTTAGGVPPDDTRQADPSAADPSAADSPANDPPAADLPAADLPADDMPPTADRFRETAR encoded by the coding sequence ATGTCGCTGTACTGGCGGATCTTCCTCTCCAACGCGGCTGTACTGATGGTCGCCGTTCTGCTGCTCCTGGGCCCGGTCACCGTGTCCACGCCCGTACTGTTCGGAGAGGCCCTCGTGCTGCTCGCCGGGCTGGTGGTGATGCTGATCGCGAACGCCGTCCTGCTGCGCGTCGGACTGGCTCCCCTCGGCAGGCTGACCCGGGCCATGACGACCGCGGACCTCCTCAGGCCCGGCAGCCGCACCACCGTCACCGGGCCCGCCGAGATCGCCGAACTCACCAAGACCTTCAACGCCATGCTCGCCCGGCTCGAAGCCGAACGCGCCACGAGCTCGGGCCGTGCCCTCTCCGCGCAGGAAGCCGAACGCCGACGCCTTGCCCGTGAACTGCACGACGAGGTCGGACAGACCCTGACCGCCGTGCTGCTCCAGCTCAGACACGCCGCCGACCTCGCCCCGCAGACCGTGCGCACCGACCTGCACCAGGCGCAGGAGACCACCCGGGCCGGCCTGGAGGAGATACGCCGCATCGCCCGCCGACTACGCCCCGGGGTCCTCGAAGAACTCGGTCTGCACAGCGCCCTGCGTGCCCTGACCGCGGAGTTCACCACCGCACGGCTGCGGGTCACCGCCCACATCACCCCGGGCCTGCCCCGTCTGGACCCGGACACCGAACTCGTCCTCTACCGCATCGCCCAGGAGAGCCTGACCAACACCGCCCGGCACGCCGGCGCCACCCGCGCCGAAGTCCACCTCCGGCCCCTGCCCGACGCCCGGACGGCCCTGCTGGTACGGGACAACGGCTGTGGCATCGCCTCCGCGCCGGAAGGCGCCGGCATCAACGGCATGCGCGAACGGGCCCTCCTCATCGGCGCCGACCTGCACATCGGGCCCGGCCCGCAGGGCGGCACGGAGATATCCCTGCACGCCGCGACCGACGGCGCCGCGAGGGGTGACACCGCACCAGGTGGGACGACCGCAGGTGGGGTGCCTCCGGATGACACGCGCCAAGCCGACCCGTCTGCGGCCGACCCGTCTGCGGCTGACTCGCCTGCCAATGACCCGCCTGCGGCCGACCTGCCTGCGGCCGACCTGCCTGCGGATGACATGCCCCCCACCGCCGACCGCTTCCGGGAGACCGCACGATGA
- a CDS encoding cation:proton antiporter, which produces MTQPVAHLAAQSESSGHSSAVFLIEFGAIILGLGLLGRLAGRLQFSPIPLYLLAGLAFGEGGLLPLGTSEEFVAIGAEIGVILLLLMLGLEYTASDLVSNLKTQYPAGLVDAALNALPGAAMALLLGWGPVAAVVLAGVTWISSSGVIAKVLGDLGRLGNRETPVVLSILVLEDLSMAVYLPILTALVAGTSLAAGSATLAIALTVAGLVLLAAVRYGRHISRFVSSDDPEKLLLVVLGLTLLVAGVAQQLQVSAAVGAFLVGIALSGEVAEGAHGLLAPLRDLFAAVFFVFFGLHTDPASIPPVLLPALALAVVTAATKITSGYWAAKRAGVGTKGRWRAGGTLVARGEFSIVIAGLAVTAGIEPSLGPLATAYVLILVIVGPLTARYTEPAAAWFIRRRTPRPPAAGTAAEHLAPQAPSADNHAGTPRTRSDP; this is translated from the coding sequence ATGACGCAACCGGTCGCGCACCTCGCCGCGCAGTCGGAGTCATCGGGGCACTCCTCCGCCGTCTTCCTGATCGAGTTCGGCGCGATCATCCTCGGGCTGGGGCTGCTGGGCAGGCTCGCCGGACGCCTGCAGTTCTCCCCCATACCGCTGTACCTGCTGGCCGGGCTGGCGTTCGGGGAGGGCGGGCTGCTGCCGCTGGGGACCAGTGAGGAGTTCGTGGCGATCGGCGCCGAGATCGGCGTGATCCTGCTGCTGCTCATGCTCGGGCTGGAGTACACGGCGAGCGATCTCGTCTCCAACCTCAAGACCCAGTACCCGGCCGGCCTCGTCGACGCCGCCCTCAACGCCCTGCCCGGCGCCGCCATGGCACTGCTGCTCGGCTGGGGACCCGTCGCCGCCGTCGTACTCGCCGGCGTCACCTGGATCTCCTCCTCCGGCGTCATCGCCAAGGTCCTCGGCGACCTGGGACGGCTCGGCAACCGCGAAACACCCGTCGTGCTGAGCATCCTGGTCCTGGAAGACCTCTCCATGGCCGTCTACCTGCCGATCCTGACCGCGCTCGTCGCCGGTACGAGCCTCGCCGCCGGCAGTGCCACTCTGGCGATCGCCCTCACGGTCGCCGGGCTCGTCCTCCTGGCCGCCGTCCGCTACGGACGACACATCTCCCGCTTCGTCTCCAGCGACGACCCCGAGAAGCTGCTGCTCGTCGTCCTCGGTCTGACCCTGCTGGTCGCCGGGGTCGCCCAGCAACTCCAGGTGTCCGCCGCCGTGGGCGCGTTCCTCGTCGGCATCGCGCTCTCCGGTGAGGTCGCCGAGGGCGCGCACGGTCTGCTGGCGCCGCTGCGGGACCTGTTCGCCGCCGTGTTCTTCGTCTTCTTCGGCCTGCACACCGACCCCGCCAGCATCCCGCCGGTGCTGCTGCCCGCGCTCGCACTCGCCGTCGTCACCGCGGCCACGAAGATCACCTCCGGCTACTGGGCCGCGAAGCGGGCGGGCGTGGGGACGAAGGGCCGCTGGCGGGCCGGCGGCACCCTCGTCGCGCGCGGCGAGTTCTCCATCGTCATCGCCGGCCTCGCCGTCACCGCCGGCATCGAACCGTCCCTCGGCCCGCTGGCCACCGCGTACGTCCTCATCCTGGTGATCGTGGGCCCGCTCACCGCCCGCTACACCGAGCCGGCCGCCGCCTGGTTCATCCGCCGCCGCACCCCGCGCCCGCCTGCAGCCGGTACCGCTGCCGAGCACCTCGCCCCGCAGGCGCCTTCCGCCGACAACCATGCGGGGACCCCGCGAACCCGGTCCGATCCATGA
- a CDS encoding cation:proton antiporter regulatory subunit, whose protein sequence is MSTTPLPGIGVQYDLTTREHRHLSVIAHRDGTRTVNVYRADDPDACAQALHLTEPETALLMDALAPGHHNPNLLSTTDLGLVAERIELSSTSHWNGRVLGETRMRTETGVSIVAVLRRAQAIPSPTPDFRLAGGDTLIVIGTREGVETAAVILGRA, encoded by the coding sequence ATGAGCACCACACCCTTGCCGGGGATCGGTGTCCAGTACGACCTGACCACCCGGGAGCACCGTCATCTGTCGGTGATCGCGCACCGGGACGGCACCCGGACGGTGAACGTCTACCGGGCCGACGACCCGGACGCCTGCGCCCAGGCCCTGCATCTGACGGAACCGGAGACCGCCCTCCTGATGGACGCGCTCGCGCCCGGTCACCACAACCCGAACCTGCTGTCGACCACCGACCTCGGGCTCGTGGCGGAGCGGATCGAGCTGTCGTCGACGTCCCACTGGAACGGGCGTGTCCTCGGCGAGACCCGGATGCGTACCGAGACCGGTGTCTCGATCGTGGCCGTACTGCGACGGGCGCAGGCGATCCCCTCCCCCACCCCTGACTTCCGGCTCGCGGGCGGTGACACACTCATCGTGATCGGCACCCGGGAGGGTGTGGAGACGGCCGCCGTGATACTCGGGCGGGCGTGA
- a CDS encoding type III PLP-dependent enzyme domain-containing protein produces the protein MSDDDPLYLEPRLEPRTAALLDSAQLLHTLVDALGSPLNVLLPDQIADNVRRFRSVLDRHRLAGRIYFAHKANRAGSLVRRLTTTDAALDAASLGELRHALGSGFTGSRIMATGPKDPAFLWLATRSGACLNADGPGELEQAAGFVRAHGLPRVRVLLRLSGFETSGTRTLSRRSRFGTPVKSLHHLLDVLERHRDELEPVGVGYHLDTTSLDEKAAALEGCLQAMEELWIRGFQPRAIDIGGGFGVSYLAHAAQWERYTTELTRAVMGGRPPMTWGGHGYGLRAENGTLKGALSLYPAHRPTAGAAYLDELLSRPAPSLGRPLGTLLLESLYDLYVEPGRALADQCGLTLGRVLEIRPTDTGEPMVRLAMNAGAVGLEDHGVLMDPVVLPRDPAPPDTAGPVAVHLMGNLCLEADLITRRTVYLPRLPRSGDLLAFANTAGYCMDFAATPAQQQPMARKVAVYEENGHPRWCLDEEYWPLDLTGDPQE, from the coding sequence ATGAGCGACGACGACCCGTTGTACCTGGAACCACGGCTGGAACCGCGCACAGCGGCTCTCCTGGACTCGGCGCAGCTCCTGCACACCCTCGTGGACGCTCTGGGCTCCCCGCTGAACGTCCTCCTGCCGGACCAGATCGCCGATAATGTACGGCGCTTCCGTTCGGTACTCGACCGCCATCGGCTGGCCGGGCGGATCTACTTCGCCCACAAGGCGAACCGTGCCGGCTCCCTCGTGCGCCGTCTCACCACGACGGACGCGGCCCTCGACGCCGCGTCGCTCGGCGAACTGCGGCACGCTCTCGGGTCCGGGTTCACCGGATCCCGGATCATGGCGACCGGTCCCAAGGACCCGGCGTTCCTCTGGCTCGCCACGCGCAGCGGAGCGTGCCTCAACGCCGACGGTCCCGGCGAGCTGGAGCAGGCGGCGGGTTTCGTCCGCGCCCACGGACTTCCGCGCGTCCGTGTCCTGCTGCGCCTGTCCGGGTTCGAGACGTCCGGAACCAGAACGCTCTCGCGGCGAAGCCGCTTCGGTACGCCGGTGAAGTCCCTGCACCACCTTCTCGATGTCCTCGAACGGCACCGGGACGAGCTGGAACCGGTCGGTGTCGGCTACCACCTCGACACCACGAGCCTCGACGAGAAGGCGGCGGCGCTCGAAGGATGCCTCCAGGCCATGGAGGAGCTGTGGATTCGTGGTTTCCAGCCGCGCGCCATCGACATCGGCGGCGGCTTCGGCGTCAGTTACCTGGCGCACGCGGCCCAGTGGGAGCGCTACACCACCGAGCTGACCCGCGCCGTCATGGGCGGCCGCCCGCCCATGACCTGGGGCGGCCACGGCTACGGTCTGCGGGCGGAGAACGGCACACTCAAGGGCGCGCTGAGCCTCTACCCGGCCCATCGGCCCACGGCCGGTGCCGCGTATCTCGACGAACTGCTGTCCCGCCCGGCGCCGAGCCTCGGGCGCCCGCTGGGCACCCTCCTGCTGGAGAGCCTCTACGACCTCTACGTCGAGCCCGGCCGGGCCCTGGCCGACCAGTGCGGACTCACCCTGGGCAGGGTCCTGGAGATCAGGCCCACGGACACGGGTGAGCCCATGGTGCGCCTCGCGATGAACGCGGGTGCAGTCGGCCTGGAGGACCACGGCGTGCTCATGGACCCCGTGGTCCTGCCCCGCGACCCGGCCCCGCCCGACACGGCGGGCCCGGTGGCGGTCCACCTCATGGGCAACCTCTGCCTGGAGGCGGATCTCATCACCCGCCGCACCGTGTACCTGCCCCGGCTGCCGCGGTCCGGCGATCTCCTGGCCTTCGCCAACACGGCCGGCTACTGCATGGACTTCGCGGCCACACCCGCCCAACAGCAGCCCATGGCACGGAAGGTGGCCGTCTACGAGGAGAACGGCCACCCGCGGTGGTGTCTGGACGAGGAGTACTGGCCGCTCGACCTTACGGGGGACCCGCAGGAATGA
- a CDS encoding SRPBCC family protein — translation MYATRVSRHVNAPRADVYRALLDADAIARWRVPDGMSGQVHEFDSREGGRFRVSLTYDVPTRTGKSAPHTDTYHGHFAKLVADEKVVEVLRFETEDPALSGTMTMTTVLTDADGGTDVLVVHEGIPDAVPAADNETGTHMALANLARLVEAWASGAESPVTGGTPGRTHPPYPGFRNGG, via the coding sequence ATGTACGCGACGCGGGTCTCCAGGCATGTGAACGCCCCACGCGCGGACGTGTACCGGGCGCTTCTGGACGCGGACGCGATCGCGCGATGGCGGGTACCGGACGGTATGAGTGGCCAGGTGCACGAGTTCGACTCCCGCGAGGGAGGCAGGTTTCGCGTCTCGCTCACCTACGACGTGCCGACCCGAACCGGCAAGTCGGCGCCCCACACCGACACGTACCACGGCCACTTCGCGAAACTCGTGGCCGACGAGAAGGTGGTCGAAGTCCTCCGGTTCGAGACGGAGGACCCCGCGCTCAGCGGCACGATGACGATGACCACCGTGCTCACGGACGCGGACGGCGGCACCGATGTCCTAGTCGTGCACGAAGGGATTCCCGACGCCGTGCCCGCCGCCGACAACGAGACGGGCACACACATGGCACTGGCGAACCTGGCCCGGCTCGTCGAGGCCTGGGCTTCCGGCGCGGAGTCGCCGGTGACCGGTGGGACCCCCGGTCGCACTCACCCGCCGTACCCAGGCTTCCGGAACGGCGGGTAG